The Dehalococcoidales bacterium genomic interval CATGACTACCGCTGAGCGGGCCAGGGACTGCCGTCATCGTCCGGCCTATGTCCTCGGAGTGGGTCAGGACCACCCTTCGACGGATATTGTGCAGGCCGATTTTATGACCGGGCCAATAGGGGCTAAAGTATCCGGAGAGGAAGCTCTCCGGATGGCCGGGGTTACTCTTAAGGATATTGATGCCTGTGAGATATATGACTGTTTTACCTATACCGTTGAACTGAGTATGATGGGTTATGGTTTCTTTGGTCCCGGGGAAGGGCGTGATTTCTTCGCCAACGGCCGGACGGCGCCGGGAGGGGAGCTACCAGTAAATACCTCCGGGGGACTGCTCTCTGAGGTTTATCAAATGGGATTTACCCCTCTTACCGAGGCCGTAGTCCAGTTGCAGGGCCGGGCCGGGGAGAGACAACTGGGACCCACTACCAGCACTAAAGAGCCGGAGATTATCCTGGTCAGCGGCAACGGCGGGGTACTGACCACCCACTCGACTGTTATTTTAAGGAGGTAACGCCAGTGCTCACCTATGAAAAGCCTTTACCCGGCCCGACGCCGGATACCCAGCCATTCTGGGATTACTGTAAAAAGCATGAGCTGAGGATGCAAAAGTGCGCTCAGTGCGGTCATATCCGCTATCCGCCGGGCATTGTTTGTCCCCAATGTCATTCCATGGAAGCTGAGTGGGTGAAGCTAAGCGGTAAGGGTAAGGTCTTCAGTTTCGTGGTTTTCCATTACGTGTATAATAAGGCCTTCAGCGGGGAGGTGCCTTATGCGGCGGCTTCAATCGAGCTTGAAGAAGGGCCGCGTATGATGAGCAATATCACCGGCTGTAAGCTCGATGACATCAAGATCGATATGCCGGTAGAAGTTTACTTTGAGGATGTGACTGATGATTTTACCCTGCCCAAGTTTAAGCCCGGGGCATGAGTCTCAATATCACCGCTGAGAGCGCTAACCCCACAACCGTATACCCCCGC includes:
- a CDS encoding thiolase family protein, whose translation is MTTAERARDCRHRPAYVLGVGQDHPSTDIVQADFMTGPIGAKVSGEEALRMAGVTLKDIDACEIYDCFTYTVELSMMGYGFFGPGEGRDFFANGRTAPGGELPVNTSGGLLSEVYQMGFTPLTEAVVQLQGRAGERQLGPTTSTKEPEIILVSGNGGVLTTHSTVILRR
- a CDS encoding Zn-ribbon domain-containing OB-fold protein — its product is MLTYEKPLPGPTPDTQPFWDYCKKHELRMQKCAQCGHIRYPPGIVCPQCHSMEAEWVKLSGKGKVFSFVVFHYVYNKAFSGEVPYAAASIELEEGPRMMSNITGCKLDDIKIDMPVEVYFEDVTDDFTLPKFKPGA